One genomic segment of Desulfocapsa sulfexigens DSM 10523 includes these proteins:
- a CDS encoding insulinase family protein, translating into MTYSPGSTYSGFTLKQVQQLDEIKAEVYLFEHDVLGCPLLAIKNGDNNKTFSVSFNTIPTDSKGVAHILEHSVLMGSKKYPVKDVFGEINKGGLMTFLNAMTGSDITYYPFATRNLKEYFNIMDVYMDVVLNPLLARSTFEQEGWHYHQEGKDSPLQYQGVVYNEMKGAFSDPIRLIFHHIFGGLMPNSTYAHESGGDPQNIPELSYEEFCAFHKTHYHPSNATFFIYGDADLGDELSYLQDNFLSEFPEKGKRAKVLSGDEIQKITYIEDRYSIDSKNTDQKTFLAVASRVSTVLNREENAAFQIISNILYNSDASPLKNTIITSGLCKDFGGFYISTSSFKTMMVTYLVGSDSEKRDEFLNLYKKTLSQMAAEGLATDLILSELNKYEFGVREEGCKAQRGLDLIGKAMPAFKYGTDPYDSLQINELFATIRNRALNENYFEELIKKYLLDNPATVVITLKPDPEKQTRDQASEAARLEAYGKSLDSHSQEKLIARTLELMEDQQRANSVETLALLPQLGLEDLDRNPDFHQVRATDIDGHEFLVSELNTDHISYIDIGFDVSCLPQKYLPWLDLFGSIVTEIGTSKMDYMHFAREVGICTGGFSHNFHCHVKKGGHGDFRPILWFQMKCLPEYQERALQLLSEVFSDLSLQDRVHIQEIVIRDFAWTEHEAQSEGYNLPASLAFAQLSKAGACNEMVSGVTNYRSTKELANNYPKLEEAFLAGLREMADTLFNRNNLTISITANESEVTSFQKHCRGLISALPDMTPPRQEFIIPKLPRHEALITSAEVVYAVQGGKLLPEGEGYKGYFEVLKTYLSRDYLWNTVRQMGGAYGCFIQFSPISGNFAVISYRDPQVRKTYTCYQAMAEVVKNLELPKEVLHQLIIGTYGNFTPHRASAAKGISARNDYLNGITAEFKQQRIEEIISTSVEDMRSYADAFATMQANSNRMIIGNRAKIEADSDLFDQLGEL; encoded by the coding sequence ATGACCTATTCTCCAGGCTCTACCTATTCCGGATTTACCCTGAAACAAGTGCAACAGCTCGACGAAATAAAAGCAGAAGTATATCTTTTTGAGCACGATGTTCTCGGCTGTCCATTACTGGCCATCAAGAATGGCGACAATAACAAAACCTTTTCAGTTTCATTCAACACCATTCCCACCGACTCCAAGGGCGTTGCTCATATTCTTGAGCATTCGGTACTTATGGGATCAAAAAAATACCCGGTTAAGGATGTCTTTGGCGAAATCAACAAGGGCGGACTCATGACATTTTTAAATGCCATGACCGGATCGGATATCACCTACTATCCCTTTGCCACCAGGAACCTGAAGGAATATTTCAACATTATGGATGTGTATATGGATGTGGTGTTAAATCCACTGCTGGCCAGATCCACATTTGAACAGGAAGGCTGGCATTACCACCAGGAGGGGAAAGATTCCCCCCTGCAGTATCAGGGTGTTGTCTACAACGAGATGAAAGGAGCCTTTTCCGACCCCATACGGTTGATCTTTCATCATATATTTGGCGGCCTGATGCCAAATTCCACCTACGCCCATGAATCGGGTGGGGATCCGCAAAACATTCCAGAACTCTCCTATGAAGAATTTTGTGCCTTTCACAAAACCCATTACCATCCATCAAACGCCACATTTTTTATTTATGGCGATGCAGATCTTGGTGATGAACTGTCCTATCTTCAGGATAATTTTCTTTCCGAATTCCCCGAAAAAGGGAAACGTGCAAAAGTACTTTCCGGAGACGAGATACAAAAAATAACCTACATTGAAGACCGTTACAGCATCGACTCAAAGAATACAGATCAAAAAACCTTTCTTGCTGTTGCAAGCAGAGTCTCAACGGTGCTGAATCGTGAAGAGAATGCAGCCTTCCAGATCATCTCCAACATCCTCTACAACTCAGATGCCTCACCTCTAAAGAATACTATTATTACCAGTGGATTGTGTAAGGACTTTGGTGGTTTTTATATCTCCACCTCAAGTTTCAAAACCATGATGGTAACCTATCTTGTGGGAAGTGATTCTGAAAAACGAGATGAGTTCCTCAATCTCTACAAAAAAACTCTATCACAGATGGCAGCGGAGGGCCTGGCTACAGACCTCATCCTTTCAGAACTCAACAAGTATGAATTTGGGGTGAGAGAAGAGGGCTGCAAGGCACAACGCGGTCTGGATCTTATCGGCAAAGCAATGCCTGCATTCAAGTACGGCACAGACCCCTACGATTCCCTGCAGATTAACGAGTTGTTTGCAACCATCCGTAACAGGGCATTAAACGAGAACTACTTCGAGGAACTGATCAAGAAATACCTTCTCGACAACCCGGCTACAGTTGTCATCACCCTCAAGCCGGATCCAGAAAAACAGACCAGGGATCAGGCAAGTGAGGCGGCACGTCTTGAAGCATACGGTAAAAGTCTTGACTCCCATAGCCAGGAAAAACTTATTGCCAGAACTCTGGAGCTGATGGAGGATCAGCAACGGGCAAACAGTGTGGAGACTCTTGCCCTTCTTCCTCAACTGGGACTGGAGGACCTTGACCGGAACCCCGATTTTCATCAGGTACGTGCCACAGATATTGACGGACACGAATTTCTGGTCAGCGAACTGAATACCGATCATATTTCTTATATTGATATCGGTTTTGACGTCTCCTGCCTCCCGCAAAAATATCTCCCCTGGCTGGATCTTTTCGGAAGTATTGTTACCGAAATCGGTACCTCCAAAATGGACTATATGCATTTTGCCAGGGAAGTCGGGATCTGTACTGGAGGATTCTCGCATAACTTCCACTGCCATGTCAAAAAAGGTGGCCATGGTGACTTTCGTCCCATCCTCTGGTTCCAGATGAAATGCCTGCCCGAGTACCAGGAACGAGCCCTGCAACTCTTGAGTGAGGTCTTCTCCGATCTCTCCCTGCAGGATCGCGTTCATATTCAGGAAATTGTTATTCGTGATTTTGCCTGGACAGAACACGAAGCCCAGAGCGAAGGGTATAATCTCCCAGCATCGCTGGCCTTTGCCCAGTTAAGTAAAGCCGGAGCCTGTAATGAAATGGTCTCGGGGGTCACTAATTATCGCAGCACCAAAGAACTTGCCAATAACTACCCAAAACTTGAAGAAGCCTTTCTAGCAGGTCTTCGGGAGATGGCAGATACGCTTTTCAACCGAAACAATCTGACCATTTCTATTACCGCCAATGAAAGCGAAGTCACCAGCTTTCAAAAGCACTGCAGAGGTCTGATATCAGCGCTCCCTGATATGACACCGCCCAGACAGGAATTTATTATACCAAAGCTTCCCAGACATGAGGCGCTAATCACCTCCGCAGAAGTTGTCTACGCAGTACAGGGTGGTAAACTCCTGCCCGAAGGCGAAGGGTACAAGGGGTATTTTGAGGTTCTGAAAACCTACCTCTCCCGTGATTATCTCTGGAATACAGTACGGCAGATGGGTGGGGCCTATGGCTGTTTTATCCAGTTCAGTCCTATCAGTGGTAACTTTGCAGTTATAAGTTACCGTGACCCGCAGGTACGAAAAACCTATACCTGTTATCAGGCCATGGCTGAAGTGGTCAAAAATCTTGAACTGCCCAAAGAAGTCCTGCATCAGTTAATTATAGGAACCTACGGCAACTTTACTCCCCATCGGGCTTCTGCTGCAAAAGGTATCTCTGCCCGCAATGATTACCTGAACGGTATTACCGCAGAGTTCAAACAGCAGCGAATTGAAGAGATCATTTCAACCTCCGTAGAGGACATGCGTTCTTATGCCGATGCATTTGCCACCATGCAGGCAAACAGTAACCGGATGATCATTGGAAACCGTGCAAAAATTGAAGCTGACAGTGATCTTTTTGATCAGTTGGGCGAGTTATAA
- the dtd gene encoding D-aminoacyl-tRNA deacylase yields MRAVIQRVNSASVTVDSEKTGEIGAGLLVLLGIHKDDGEAEITWMVDKIINLRIFEDNDGKMNRSLIDSCGAMLVVSQFTLYGDCRKGRRPGYSSAALPEKAKTQYLKFIETVRQRNIVTASGKFQAHMAVELVNDGPVTLLLDSNKLF; encoded by the coding sequence ATGCGAGCAGTTATTCAGCGAGTCAACAGTGCATCTGTTACTGTTGATTCTGAAAAAACAGGAGAGATTGGAGCAGGACTTCTTGTACTCCTTGGCATCCACAAAGATGACGGGGAAGCAGAGATCACATGGATGGTTGACAAAATCATCAACCTTCGCATCTTTGAAGACAACGATGGTAAAATGAACCGATCTCTTATTGATAGCTGTGGTGCCATGCTTGTCGTTTCCCAGTTCACCCTCTATGGTGATTGCCGTAAGGGACGACGCCCCGGCTACTCCAGTGCTGCCCTACCCGAAAAAGCAAAGACCCAGTACCTCAAATTTATAGAGACAGTAAGACAAAGGAACATAGTCACTGCAAGTGGTAAATTTCAAGCCCATATGGCTGTAGAACTTGTTAACGACGGCCCGGTAACCCTTCTCCTTGATTCCAATAAACTTTTTTAA